The DNA window GGCTTCCACATATTTTGTTGAATAAGGAAATGTCACACATTTTTGTGTGAGTAAGAATCCAACCAACTTGGGAGTTCCTACCGAAGAAATGTCCAGCCAGCATTTTTAGTGTGATAAGCATGGAAACATAGTGGTGttttcaatcaaataaataagcgAATGTTATTACAAAATAgcagtgataaaaaaaaagaaaaaaaaaaagaaagaaaagtcaaacaacaaaatatttccCTTCCGCTGAAACATCAACAATTTTAACCGGAGACAATAGACGTGAGATTTAATGTGTAGCGGATGTTTACTCTGCATGCTTATTTGCCGTTTAGTTTCAGAATATTCCCCTCCGATTTAAACTCAAGTAAAAAAACGAAAAGATCACCTTTGTATAATGGGGTCGGCTTTCTTAATGGCTTGATGGGCTTTTGAGTCCCGGTGTGTTCCTTCTGTGCAAGTTACAATGGTATGCAGCTTTACCAGCTTAGCCATGAGATAAAACAGTTAATTCAAACTGGCATGCCTTTCCTTTGACTTAAATCACTTGTGACTTGTCTGGAGAGCTATGAAGACCCATAAAACATTCCTGAATGGGATTTATGTTTACcatcaataaaatatttaattagacTGTGGAAGGTTATTCTTCATGGTGTAATCGTAGCGGCTTCTTAAACCCTTGATTAGCTCCTGCAGCAATTCAGTGCACCCTTGGACCGTTCGCTCCTAACTCCAAACACATTGCCTTTGCTTAAGGAATATGTCTCCGAAGAATTGTGAAGAATTGTGGAGGTGAATGCTAAGGATTGTAACAAACTTTGCAATCTGCAGACATAAGCCGAATGCAGAGGAGCTCGTTTCCAGACCGTTGTAgtattgtgtgtattttaatgatCGAGCGCTCGAAGCCGTGAATTAATTTGTGTGTCGTCTTCCTGCCCTCGAACGCAGAAGTCCCCCGGGCCCTCCTGGCCAGACAGGGTCGCTTTCAGTGTGGCACTGACCAGAACATGCTGCTCCCTGGCTTATTGATCCATGCTGGGCATTAACATAATGCTGCGGCTCACAGCTCTGTGGCTTTCCTCGCCTGTGGGGAAAGGGCTGTGGAGAgattgttaataaataaataaataaataaatgaacagggGGAGCAGGTTTTCACTGGTTTCAACTGTCTCAAGTTGCTCAGGACCATCTCGTTAAAAGCTACTCTTGATACACGTCAACAGGTAAATATTTCCTATTGTGCCTTGAGAAAATAGCTTGCTGTGGGAAATACCCATGCCCTGTATGTTGTAACTCCTTCTGCTTTGGTaggttataattataattatttatccattatttttttctgtttttgagcTCTATTAAATCACATTACATGATCCATCATGGTTTTTATGCAGTAGTTTGTGGAACATCATTTTCTGAGATGAAATCATTACAATTGTATCgaaaatgcttattttattgTGTGGGTCGTTGAAGGAAAGCAGGAAACCCCAGCTTGATACCTCTTTAAGGCAAAAGAGTGCTGTACTATGAATGCAATAGATACGTAAGGAAGTACTGAGAAAACGAAGGTATTACATATAATTTCAAGTGGATGTCCTGCATGACATCAAACATTTTCAGTTTGCTGTAACCATTAAGACCACAAATGCCTATTTTCAGCACCTCGGTTTGCACAGTGATTTTGAATGATGTCATTCTGTTACACATCAGTGTTGGTCCCATATGAATTTTCCCATGaattttaaatgcgttttaaaCTGTTGCATTAGGGGATAGTtctaaaacaacaaatacaaaagatGCTGCAAATTATTCTGTGAAGCCAAAATACCACATTCGATACAGCCCCTACCTGAAGCTAATGAGGTGTAGGATTATTTTATATGGTGAGTAGCAGGTGTGTAGTACTATGCATTAAACAAGAGGTGCTTGTGATCTTGATTTTACTAACTTCATACAGGAACAGCTAGTTATGCTTAGCAATAgagagcaaaacaaaatgtacctCCACAGACGTCAGATCAGCTTCCCTTTGTTTCGCTTACAGAACCCTTTCAAGAGCCGCTTTGCTCGAGTCCTGAAAGACGACAGTGGCAGCTTTTCATGAACCGCTAATCTGTTGTGTGAGTCATTTATCGAGTGAAAGACCAAGCCGATTTATTCCTTCCTGGAATTTAATAGCATTAAAATgacacaaataattaaatatatcaaGAAAGTAAGATAAAAGTAAAACAAGACTACTTCTCCTGTACAGTTCTCTGAGGAGGGGGGGTGTGAGTCTCCTGCGCTGAATCGTGCTAGTACAGTGGAGCAGGATGGGAAGGGCAACAAACACGAACCTAAACAGCTTGTGCTGGTTTGCTCACTTTTCTATAGAAATGCATATATGCAAATGTTCCATGTTTAGGTTATTTGCATACAAAGAATGCAAACTGAACGAGGACATGTTTTGctcattgttttatttctgtccCTCTTCTGATTTCGTGAGAGACAGGTTTCAACGCTGAACAATCTGATTTAAGATACATGATGCAGTAATACAGTAACGTTACAGTGCGCTATTATCTCATCTTTCTAGATGAGATTTATAGCGGTACATTGCAGTACTGGAGCAGGATAACTGCTGTTTTATTCAGATAAGGCTGCTATTATGTGTGTTAAATAGCAGAATGCGTGGGGCTGCACTAGTGGCTTTTAGGCTTACCACACAAGGTACCACACTGTGGGCTGTGAAGTCTCCtctgtctgactgtgtgtgtgagtttgtgctAGAAGAATAACAGTGGTTGGGAAGTGGGGCTGAAAACCACGTTTGTGTAAGGCTCGTAAAGTGCAATTGTAAACCGTGACATCGACTTGAGTTACAAAGTGAACTTATACAGGATGGGCCATGAAAATGTGCCATCGGAAGAGCTGTATATATTCGAACGGGAAGACGAACATGCATTGAAGTGTGTTTGGGTGAATGGCTCTGTTTTTTCCGCGGGAGAAATGAAAATGAGTTTGCGATCACAGGTCTTGTCTTCTATCTGCCTTGTTGATGAGAACCATATCCACTGGTCACACGGCCTCCTGAGCAATGCCCCTCCGTCACAGCGCCGCGGGGACGTGACATTTTCACTGCTGTCCGCACGCCTTCCATCCGCAGACGCGCGTATCTCTCGCACACTACATAGCTCTAATTTAAGTGAGTGAGGGGGGAAAGAAATAgattagaaatacaaataaactcgGTGCAATTGAATGCCTTGAAAGAACAAGGCTGTGTGTTTGATAAGCATGTTGATGAGGGAATGTGTTCTAGGAAGGGGTGTTCTTGTGACAGCTCGTTTATATTACGCCTCAAAAAAAAGAGGCATTAGGCAAAGGAGACCTCATCGTACACAACCCTGGTAATGCCAAAGCAGTGGCTCCTTAATGAGATGCTCGTCTCGAGAAAAACCTCAGTGTGTGGCAAAGCAGGAGGTCCACAGGCTGGCCAGACacatgtgagaggagagctcaTGTGAGACACCAGGCTTTTACACTGTATCTCAGACCAGCCCACATACGCTCACTTTGTTTACCCTCGTACTGATCAGACTGTGTCTATATTGTTtaaccccccgccccccaaagAGTACAGCATAAGTTGCAGCCGTGCAGATTGCTGTAACTCGTCAATGTGACAGCAGTGTGTGCTAAATTATTGCAGCTCCACTTGACACCGTAGCCAGGCATGGAAACCCTCCATTGATTATGTGGCGAGAACACAGCACAATGAGTGCGGAGGCTTCTGGCAGGGCTACACAACAGTGTACAGAGGGGGGGAAAaggaagaaggggaaaaaagagagattgtgcAGTTCCTTTCAAAATTCACTtcatgagagggagagagagagagtgagagagagagaagtctaGATGTCAAATATTTGCTGTGCCAGGCGCGTATAGGCCATTCTGTTCTCTTGCCATTCGTCCGAAGTAGAAAGTACAACATTTCTTTTTAATCGCTTCCATGAGAAAGGTCCACTCGCCCTGAGGACAAAGAGGGCCTTCTCTGCGGTCCCTTCGCTCGGGTAATTAGTACATGTTCTAACACCTGCCCACACTtaaaacacagccatgtctttGCTCACTTAATGACAGTCATCCTGCTGCTGTCAGACCCAATATCATGCCTCGAAATAATTGAATGAATTATGCAGCGTTACATTTttatactttaatatttttctaaCTCCTTGGTAATGGACTTCTTAAAGTACAGGATTCGCAGTTTCACAGTTTAGCATACGTATACTTCTACTTCTGTGTAGAACAATCAGGGAAGCAATACTGAGGTGTCATTTctggatacatttatttaatgaattttTTTTGACTGtttcctcagtgtcatctgttggAAAGTGCTAAATCGTGACAACATTGGCATTAAAACCACATTACTATGCATAATTAAAATCACTcataatttgaatatttttttttatccattgaAAATATTAGATGCACTGTAGGATGCTGTGAGTTTGGGTTATTGGGTTTGAAGTTTGTAAGTTTTTAGCAGATGCTTTGATGGACTTTGATAttgatttcatgttttatttaggctgatgttatttaattagtaatCGTCTTGTTCGGTCTCGTTGTGTCTTGCAGGCAGGTGATAGAGGAGCAGAGGCAGCTGCTGAGGACCACGTGCGACCGGGAAGAGACGGAACGAGGCTCCAGTGACCTCATCCGTCATGGGAGAAGAATGATCATCTCGTTTGATTGCTTTGGTGAATGTAAAAAGGCAATGACCGGGGGGATATAATGGCAAAAAACAAGGAACCTCGCCCACCAACATATGCGGTGAGCGTCGTTGGGCTGTCCGGCACGGAGAAGGAGAAGGGCAACTGCGGAGTCGGGAAGTCCTGCCTGTGCAACCGCTATGTGCGTCCCAAGGCGGACGACTACTACACCGAGCACACCTCTGTGCTCAGCACGATAGACTTTGGCGGCCGCGTCGTGAACAACGACCACTTCCTCTACTGGGGCGAGGTGTCGCACCGGGGCGATGACGGGCTGGAGTGCAAGATCCAGATCATCGAGCAGACTGAGTTCATCGACGACCAGACCTTCCTGCCCCACCGGAGCACCAACCTGCAGCCCTACACCAAACGAGCAGCGGCCTCCAAGCTGCAGTCAGCCGAGAAGCTCATGTACATCTGCACAGACCAGCTGGGCCTGGAGCAGGACTTCGAGCAGAAGCAGATGCCCGACGGGAAGCTGAGCATCGACGGCTTCGTCCTGTGCATCGACGTGAGCAAAGGCTGCAACCGGAAGTTCGACGACCAGATGAAGTTCATCAACAGCCTGTACTCGCAGATCGTCAAGTCGAAGAAGCCCATTGTGATCGCGGCCACCAAGTGCGACGAGTGCGTGGAGCAGTACCTGAGGGACATCCAGGCGTTCGCTTCCAACAAGAAGAACCTGCTGGTGGTGGAGACATCGGCGCGGTGCAGTGTCAACGTGGAGCTGTGCTTCCACGCGCTGACGCAGCTCATGGACAAGACGCGGGGGAAAGCCAAGACCGTCCCTTACCTGGACGCCTACAAGACCCAGAGGCAGCTGGTGGCCACCGCGACGGACAAATTCGAGAAGCTGATCGTGCAGACGGTGAAAGATTATCACACGAGCTGGAAAGCCATCAGTAACAAATTGAAAACACACCCCGATTACGATGACTACATCAACCTGGAAGGCACGAGGAAGGCCAGGAACACGTTTTCTAAGCACATAGAACAGCTCAAGCAGGAACATATCAAGAAGAGGAAGGAAGACTATTTCTCCAGCCTACCGAAAGTCCTTAATAATCTCCTCAGCAACTTGGAGGAGATTGAGAAACTGAGCTGGATGGAAGCTCAGAACGTATTGAAAAGTCGGCCTGAATTTCAATACTGGTTCGTTGTGCTGGAGCACACGCCCTGGGATGAGTCGGACCACATCGACAAGGTTGGCGAGAGGAGGATCCCCTTCGACATCCTCAGGACGCCCGAAGCCGAGAAAGTCTACCAAAATCACGTGCAGCATTTGATTGCAGAGAAGCGGCGTCTGGAGATGAAGGAGAAGTTCAAGAAGACCCTGGAGCGAGTGCATTTCATCAGCCCCGGGCAGCCCTGGGAGGAGGTCATGTGCTTTGTCATGGAGGACGAAGCCTACAAGTACATCAGTGAGGCCGATCGCAGAGACGTGTACAATCGGCACCAGCGGGAGATCGTGGAGAAAGCCAAAGAGGAGTTTCAGGAAATGCTTTTCGAACACGCCGAGCTGTTTTATGACCTGGATCTCAATGCCACCCCTAGCTGTGACAAAATGAGCGAGATACACTCAGTGCTCAATGAGGAGCCCCGGTACAGGGCTCTGCAGAAACTCGCCCCAGACAGAGAGTCTCTGCTGCTCAAGCACATTGGTTTTGTCTATCATCCCACAAAGGAGACTTGTCTCAGTGGCCAAAGTTGTGTGGACATTAAAGTGGAGCAGATTCTGGCAAATAGGCTCGTTCAGCTGGACCACGGGCGCTCCAATCTCTACCACAACAGTGCCAATATTGACAAGGTCAACCTGTACCTCCTGGGCAGGGAAGGGCTTCCCCAGGAGCTGGCCAATGAAATCCGAGCTCAGTCCACAGATGACGAATACACCCTGGACGGGAAGATCTACGAGCTGGAGCTGCGGCCCATTGATATCAATTCGACGTTGCTGTTGACCCACTTCTGGACGTCTGCCTTTAAACCTCACGGTTGTTTCTGTGTCTTCAGCTCCATCGAGTCGCTTAATTTCATCGGCGACTGCATTGGGAGAATCCGGGCTGAGCTGGGCCAGAGCAGGAGGGACCGATACACGCCATCTTTGccctttattttaatactagCGAACCAGAGAGACGGTGTTTGCAAAAACCTGCCGATCTTGAGGCATCAGGGCCAACAGCTTGCGAATAAGCTACAGTGTACTTTTGTAGACATACCTTCCGGTACATTTCCACGTAAATTTAACGAGTCCCAAATAAAGCAGGCTCTGAGAGGAGTCCTCGAGGCAGTAAAGCACAACTTTGACGTTATGAGCCCCATGCCTTCTATTAAAGACCTGTCGGAGACGGACCTGCGCATTGTCATGTGTGCCATGTGTGGAGATCCCTTCAGCGTGGACCTCATCCTCTCGCCCTTCCTGGACTCCCACTCCTGTAGCGCAGCTCAGCCGGGTCAGAGCAACACTCTAGTTCTGGACAAGATCATCGGGGACAGTCGGAGACGGATCCAAATCACCGTTCTCTCGTATCACTCTTCCATCGGGATCAGGAAGGACGAGTTAGTCCACGGATACATCCTGGTCTATTCGGCCAAGCGCAAGTCCTCCATGGCCATGCTCCGTGCCTTTCTGGCGGAGGTGCAGGATGTGATCCCGGTGCAGATGGTTGCCATCACCGACAGCCAGGCCGACTTCTTTGAGAATGACGCCATCAAGGAACTGATGACCGAGGGCGAGCACATCGCCACAGAGATCTCCGCCAAGTTCACCGCGCTGTACTCTCTGTCTCAGTACCACCGCCAAACCGAGGTATTCACCCCCTTCTTCAGCGAGGTGCTCGAGAAGAAGACCGGCATCGAGGGCTCGTTTATGTACGAGAGCACCAGAGACTCCAACAACGCCAGCGAGGACGTGTTCCCTCAGTCGCCCCATGGCAACTCCCCGGCCTACAGCTACTACCTGGACTCGGAGGACGACACCGAGGCACCGCCCCCCTACAGCCCCATCGGAGACGACGTGCAGTTGTTGCCGCCTCCCAGTACGAAGTACCGGATAGACGGGGAGGGGAACGAATATCCCTACCACAGCACGCCTGTCAACATCCACGACCACGAGCGCAACCACAAAGTGCCTCCGCCTGTCAGACCAAAGCCGGTCCTGTCCAAGACCAACGTCAAGAAGCTGGATCCTAACCTGCTGAAGACCATCGAGGCCGGCATCAAGAGCACCAGGAAGGCGCGCGTCCCGCTGGCCCACGCGGAGGACGTGGAGGCCTCGGACAACTACGCTGAGCCCACCGACACGCTCCTCAAGTCCAAGGGCTTCAGCGACGACATCTACGCCGTCCCAGACGACACCCAGAACCGGATCGTCAAGATGCGCAACTCTTTTGGCGTCCTCCACGGCACCCACTGCGAGGAGGAGAACGGCTTCGACCGCATGTCCCGGGGCCAGGGAGGACGGAGGCCCTCCAAGTACAAGCACCGGTCCAAGATCCTGTTCAGCAAGACGAAGGCCTACCACCGCCGGGCCCACTCCGACGCCAGCGACGAGGAGTCCGGCCTGGCCgtgcagaagaagaagaagggcaGGGGCCACCGGGGCAGCGAGGAGGACCCCCTGCTCTCGCCCGTGGACCCGTGGAAAGGAGGGATCGACAACCCCGCCATCACCTCCGATCCCGAGCAGGACgagaagaagatgaagaagaagaagcaacAAAAGCCAAAGGAACCCAAGAAGGTAAGGTCCTTTAGAATGATCCTACTGCAGTGTTTTAATTCAACTCCCTAGAAAACAGGATTCATCTCCTACAGTGCAGTGAACGAGTTAACTGTGAGCATAGTTCCCTgataaagataaaataaatgttatttaaccGTCAGTATTTACTCAGAAGCAGCGAGATCCATCTCCGCAGTGATTAGACAatgataaatatttaatctGCGCTTCCATGACAGAAAGGAAACGGAAAAGAAAACTGATTCAAACCTCTGAAGAAGGAGATGTTTACCTTGCGCTGGTCCTGACAcaaagtgtgaacattacagtgAAGGATAAATTTTGTATCCCCTTTCACTGAATATACATTtctggtttttatacttttcttcTTTGCCGTTTGGTAGTTTAGACTCCTTTTAAGGTACAATTTAAACATTCTCCGGCTTAAGTTTATCAGtgtgacaatctttattttgatATTGAACAGCCAGGAAGCTTCTTCGCCTGCATTCTGCTCTTCTTTTATGACCTTGCCTTTGATTTGTGCATTAAATGTAAAGGGCACTTGCTCACCCTTCAGGGCAGGATTTTCTCATAAAGTGAAGAGCGCTCCCCTGAACCCCGGTAATGATAATTCGGCAGCCTGCGAGACCCGGCTAATGCTATTATAGCAGCAGGAAGACGACCGATATGCGCCTAATTATTTCTTCGAGCAGAACAGTAATTTTTCTAGTTGTCGTTCGGCAGGAATCGGATGAAAATTAGGGACAAAATCGGAGGGGGAGCATATTGGCAATGGAAGTTTTAAACAGGGAAACATGTAATTGTGCAATAAAGAGACCCAGAGACCTGTAGCTGTGACTGCTGTCCGGGTCAGCATTTGCACAGTGGCGCACTGTTTGTCCTTCCCACGACCAGGCAGGCTCGCTGTTGCTGCAGatgttttgtcatttatttttagagCTGGTTTACTGCAggatgtttcctttttttttttttcagtggttGTGAAGTATGGAAGAAGATAATGGAATTACAGTGAAATATGATTGCACTATACAATGCCATTAATTTAAGCTAATTAATGAAAAGGAACCAGCTTGAGAGGCTGCCCTGCGTTCAGTCATAAAATAGAAAACCCCCGGACTAATTGTTCTGAACTAGTGCGTATTATCCTTAGTATTCTGGCGATGGCTCTGCATTTACTGGTCAAAGCATGTGGCTGCTCTAAACCTGCCATTTATGCCGTGTGTTGGGTATCACAGTTTTTGTCTGTGCAGAGCCGTGTCCCGCAACAATGCACTCCGGAGCCTGCGGTACTCGGCCGATGATGTAACCTTGTACTTCCGCATTGCTTAACCGAGGCGGCTGCTTCAGTGGGAATAGTCATTGAGGAGTATGACACGTCCTTGTCTGCAGTTCACTCTCACGGGGCTACGCTGAGAGACGCACTGTCCATTTGCCAACGCAGTGAAGAAATACATATCGTCTCTTCTGTGTCTTACTGCCGACAGTATAGTGTTTAAGAGCCTCATAGGTAATCATACACCTAGAACAGTGTACACAAGGCAGCCATGGTGAGTGATTGCAGGGCTGTGTGTAGCACACATTACCCTTGACATGCATGTGTCCATTTCCAGTGCTTTTAAAACACTGTACAGATATGGTGTTGCAtgtgggcatagggctgctgtTTTAGTGCCCTCCCAGTGCATTTCACAGAACATTGTCCCAAAGCCCCATAAATCACTTAACCCAAGACCAGGAGGCGTTCATGGCCAGAATTATAAGCTTTCTCtatgatttgtttttctgatcCTCATGCTGTTCTTGTTTGGGGGCTGTTTATCTTgtgtgaaaatgatttaaaagttTAGAATCCCTTTTAGTAATTTACAATAAGGGCTTTTGAACAGATCTGCCATCACCAAGTGTTCCGCTTAAACAAACAAAGGCATTgatctcattttaaaatgcttttatttttttatatactttaaTCTGAAAATGCCttacatgtgttttgtgttttttattttcctggagGTTTGCTTCACACTGCTTTACAGACTTCATATCTGGCATATAAAAGTAGATATGGAGGCACTAGTGTCCTTGGGAAGAGAGACAAAACGCTGGCCTCTGATTCCAGTATCAGGGCTGCACATCAGAATGCCTTTGTCATTTGCAGTACAAAACTAAAACtagcaaaaaggaaaacaaacaatgctCTTTGAATGGCTGTGACACAAAAAACACTGTTTTTCTTCACACGCTTAATGTGTGTCGTGTCCTTCTGCGAATaaacattgacctttttgttttggaGCAATCACCAGAGACCAGAACTGTTAATTTCCTTTACTGAGCTTGTCTTCCTGGTCGTCCAGGGCTG is part of the Amia ocellicauda isolate fAmiCal2 chromosome 21, fAmiCal2.hap1, whole genome shotgun sequence genome and encodes:
- the arhgap5 gene encoding rho GTPase-activating protein 5, which gives rise to MAKNKEPRPPTYAVSVVGLSGTEKEKGNCGVGKSCLCNRYVRPKADDYYTEHTSVLSTIDFGGRVVNNDHFLYWGEVSHRGDDGLECKIQIIEQTEFIDDQTFLPHRSTNLQPYTKRAAASKLQSAEKLMYICTDQLGLEQDFEQKQMPDGKLSIDGFVLCIDVSKGCNRKFDDQMKFINSLYSQIVKSKKPIVIAATKCDECVEQYLRDIQAFASNKKNLLVVETSARCSVNVELCFHALTQLMDKTRGKAKTVPYLDAYKTQRQLVATATDKFEKLIVQTVKDYHTSWKAISNKLKTHPDYDDYINLEGTRKARNTFSKHIEQLKQEHIKKRKEDYFSSLPKVLNNLLSNLEEIEKLSWMEAQNVLKSRPEFQYWFVVLEHTPWDESDHIDKVGERRIPFDILRTPEAEKVYQNHVQHLIAEKRRLEMKEKFKKTLERVHFISPGQPWEEVMCFVMEDEAYKYISEADRRDVYNRHQREIVEKAKEEFQEMLFEHAELFYDLDLNATPSCDKMSEIHSVLNEEPRYRALQKLAPDRESLLLKHIGFVYHPTKETCLSGQSCVDIKVEQILANRLVQLDHGRSNLYHNSANIDKVNLYLLGREGLPQELANEIRAQSTDDEYTLDGKIYELELRPIDINSTLLLTHFWTSAFKPHGCFCVFSSIESLNFIGDCIGRIRAELGQSRRDRYTPSLPFILILANQRDGVCKNLPILRHQGQQLANKLQCTFVDIPSGTFPRKFNESQIKQALRGVLEAVKHNFDVMSPMPSIKDLSETDLRIVMCAMCGDPFSVDLILSPFLDSHSCSAAQPGQSNTLVLDKIIGDSRRRIQITVLSYHSSIGIRKDELVHGYILVYSAKRKSSMAMLRAFLAEVQDVIPVQMVAITDSQADFFENDAIKELMTEGEHIATEISAKFTALYSLSQYHRQTEVFTPFFSEVLEKKTGIEGSFMYESTRDSNNASEDVFPQSPHGNSPAYSYYLDSEDDTEAPPPYSPIGDDVQLLPPPSTKYRIDGEGNEYPYHSTPVNIHDHERNHKVPPPVRPKPVLSKTNVKKLDPNLLKTIEAGIKSTRKARVPLAHAEDVEASDNYAEPTDTLLKSKGFSDDIYAVPDDTQNRIVKMRNSFGVLHGTHCEEENGFDRMSRGQGGRRPSKYKHRSKILFSKTKAYHRRAHSDASDEESGLAVQKKKKGRGHRGSEEDPLLSPVDPWKGGIDNPAITSDPEQDEKKMKKKKQQKPKEPKKPKQKATKPLYPPTRRNWESNYFGVPLPDLVTPERPIPVFIEKCVDFIESTGLTTEGLYRVSGNKTDQDNIQKQFDQDHSVDLMAMDVAVNAVAGALKAFFADLPDPLIPYNLHPELVEAAKIVDRMERMLVLKEIVKKFPPVNYEVFKYVITHLNRVSQQSKTTLMTADNLSICFWPTLMRPDFENKDTLSTTKLNQSVIESFIQQCQYFFYGEEAVDMSHPEGTPPSQHGAAHMPEPLVPLTLPPPLQPQQIQHQLQAEPLV